A genomic segment from Pseudomonas sessilinigenes encodes:
- a CDS encoding DUF4350 domain-containing protein, whose amino-acid sequence MTRTIWAILALLLILVLGGSGYYLYRHATPYQELVDHGPSPEALANPYLAAEMFLRERGLKVEHANSLEALADLPPKGHSLLMLEERSNMSPQQADRVLDWARAGGHLVFVAQALWDEDTEQSGDLLLDRVQIHQMLSEDLEEPPEPEAGDAYPKLTKVHVDGEQAPAYVSFDTAFHLDDPDSLAQSWASSGAATHLIQLEYGKGSVTVLTDADIWKTPAIGRYDNAWLLWYLNVDTTVTLLFNTDHPSLWQLLWKNFPQALVALGLLIGLWLWQAAARHGPLLEPPPKARRQLLEHLRASADFILRHGGQGPLLHALQVDIRRRARRRHPGFEQLQPEAQWEVLALLSQQPVSAIRQALQPLAGQRLSSTDFSHQVAHLQTLRNAL is encoded by the coding sequence ATGACTCGCACGATCTGGGCCATCCTCGCCCTGCTGCTGATCCTGGTGCTCGGTGGCAGTGGCTACTACCTCTACAGGCATGCCACGCCCTATCAGGAGCTGGTGGATCATGGCCCGTCTCCCGAGGCCCTGGCCAACCCCTACCTGGCCGCCGAAATGTTCCTGCGCGAACGAGGCCTCAAGGTGGAGCACGCCAACAGCCTGGAAGCGCTGGCCGACTTGCCCCCCAAAGGCCATAGCCTGCTGATGCTGGAGGAGCGCTCGAACATGAGCCCACAGCAGGCCGATCGCGTCCTGGACTGGGCCCGAGCGGGCGGGCACCTGGTGTTCGTCGCGCAAGCCCTGTGGGATGAAGACACCGAGCAGAGCGGCGACCTGCTGCTGGATCGAGTCCAGATCCACCAGATGCTCAGCGAGGATCTCGAGGAACCTCCGGAGCCGGAAGCGGGCGATGCCTACCCGAAACTGACCAAGGTTCATGTGGACGGCGAACAGGCCCCGGCCTACGTCAGCTTCGACACGGCCTTTCATCTGGACGACCCGGACAGCCTGGCACAGTCCTGGGCCAGCAGTGGCGCGGCCACTCATCTGATCCAGCTCGAGTACGGCAAAGGTAGCGTCACCGTACTGACCGATGCCGATATCTGGAAAACCCCGGCTATCGGCCGCTACGACAACGCCTGGCTGCTGTGGTACCTGAACGTCGATACCACCGTGACCTTGTTGTTCAACACCGATCACCCGAGCCTCTGGCAGTTGCTGTGGAAGAACTTCCCCCAGGCGCTGGTGGCTCTGGGGCTGCTCATCGGCCTGTGGCTGTGGCAAGCGGCTGCCCGCCACGGACCCTTGCTGGAGCCGCCGCCCAAGGCTCGTCGCCAGTTGCTCGAACACTTGCGCGCCAGCGCCGACTTCATCCTGCGCCACGGTGGCCAGGGTCCCTTGCTGCATGCACTGCAAGTGGATATCCGGCGCCGGGCCCGACGCCGTCATCCCGGGTTCGAACAATTGCAACCCGAGGCCCAGTGGGAAGTGCTGGCGCTACTCAGCCAGCAACCTGTCAGTGCCATCCGGCAGGCGCTGCAACCCCTGGCCGGGCAACGCCTTTCCAGCACCGACTTCAGCCACCAGGTCGCCCACCTGCAAACTCTCAGGAATGCCCTATGA
- a CDS encoding DUF4129 domain-containing protein yields the protein MRLSDASVVIRPRNAWEAMDLGILLSQRHRRLLMASWAIVSLPVFALLSLLLWQSPSVAVLLFWWLKPAFERLPLFILSKALFGETPTLGQALKQWPRLLKPQLLASLTWRRFSMSRSFLMPVVQLEGLEGDARQRRLGVLLQRNAGAARWLTLIGMHLEGALWIGLMVLFYLLLPQQIELDWNWQTLIAAAQQDWLWLEHLTNAFYALVLVLWEPIYVACGFSLYLNRRTELEAWDIELVFRRLRQRLAGASAVLLVAGALLLTPTQPLWAAAANSVAGPQSPRLLQQPLTSKASRDSIQGILDKPPFKNQESVTRYRFGEEQPQKKAAKGKPPGWLKSLLENLGNDSFASLAKGLEVLLWGLLLGALAWVVWRYRDWLRTFVGWRPRPRKKRPRAIPQQLFGLEVGSQTLPADVAARAAELWPTQPREALGLLYRALLSRLLEEFHLPLGVADTEGQVLERIKGLQHAPLEAFSIELTRHWQNMAYGHQIPGAEAQPRLCDGWRALFGPGASS from the coding sequence ATGCGCCTGAGTGATGCCAGCGTGGTGATCCGCCCACGCAACGCCTGGGAAGCCATGGACCTGGGGATACTCCTGAGCCAGCGCCACAGGCGCCTGTTGATGGCCAGTTGGGCCATTGTCAGCCTGCCGGTATTCGCCCTGCTCAGCCTGCTGTTGTGGCAGTCGCCGTCTGTGGCCGTACTCCTGTTCTGGTGGCTGAAGCCGGCGTTCGAGCGCCTGCCCCTGTTCATTCTGTCCAAAGCCCTGTTCGGCGAAACCCCGACCCTGGGCCAAGCCCTCAAGCAATGGCCGCGCCTGCTCAAGCCACAACTGTTGGCCAGCCTGACCTGGCGCCGTTTCAGCATGAGTCGCAGCTTCCTGATGCCGGTGGTGCAACTCGAAGGCCTGGAGGGCGATGCCCGTCAACGACGCCTGGGAGTACTGCTGCAGCGCAATGCCGGGGCCGCACGCTGGCTGACGCTGATCGGCATGCACCTGGAGGGCGCCTTGTGGATCGGCCTGATGGTGCTGTTCTATTTGTTGCTGCCCCAACAGATTGAGCTGGACTGGAACTGGCAGACCCTGATCGCTGCCGCCCAACAGGACTGGCTATGGCTGGAACACCTGACCAACGCTTTCTATGCCCTGGTCCTGGTGCTTTGGGAACCGATCTACGTTGCGTGCGGTTTCAGCCTCTACCTCAACCGGCGCACCGAGCTGGAGGCTTGGGACATCGAGCTGGTGTTCCGCCGCCTGCGCCAACGCCTGGCCGGCGCCAGCGCGGTCTTGCTGGTGGCAGGCGCGCTCTTGTTGACCCCGACTCAACCGCTCTGGGCTGCTGCCGCCAACTCCGTTGCCGGTCCGCAAAGCCCACGGCTGCTGCAACAGCCACTGACCAGCAAAGCCTCCAGGGACAGCATCCAGGGCATCCTGGATAAGCCCCCGTTCAAGAATCAGGAATCGGTCACCCGCTACCGCTTCGGCGAAGAGCAGCCACAGAAAAAAGCGGCCAAGGGCAAACCACCAGGTTGGCTCAAGAGCCTGCTGGAGAACCTTGGCAACGACAGCTTCGCCAGCCTGGCCAAAGGCCTGGAGGTCCTGCTCTGGGGCCTGTTGCTGGGAGCACTGGCCTGGGTGGTGTGGCGCTATCGCGACTGGCTGCGTACTTTCGTCGGCTGGCGTCCGCGTCCGCGCAAGAAGCGCCCGCGGGCCATTCCTCAACAACTGTTCGGCCTGGAAGTCGGCAGCCAGACCCTGCCGGCCGATGTCGCGGCCCGCGCCGCCGAGCTCTGGCCAACCCAACCCCGGGAAGCCCTGGGCCTGCTCTACCGGGCCTTGCTCAGCCGTTTGCTGGAAGAATTCCACCTGCCCCTCGGAGTCGCCGATACCGAAGGCCAGGTACTGGAACGGATCAAGGGACTGCAACACGCCCCACTGGAAGCCTTCAGCATCGAGCTGACCCGACACTGGCAGAACATGGCCTACGGTCACCAAATACCTGGGGCCGAAGCGCAACCACGGCTGTGTGACGGCTGGCGCGCCCTGTTCGGCCCTGGAGCATCGTCATGA
- a CDS encoding stage II sporulation protein M yields the protein MKQSLFESRHQPQWQHFEQLLEKLERGRAKSADCQSFVQDYRRLCQHLALAQERGYSSYLIDPLQQLVLRGHQQLYRQRTAIGANALEFLLAGFPRVVRQEWRLVLIASLLFFISLLGIGVLVYLFPELIYSLVSQQQVTEMQSMYDPSAGRLGRAAERASSEDWAMFGYYIMHNIGIAFQTFAGGLLFGLGSLFFLVFNGLIIGAIAGHLTQIGFGQTFWPFVIGHGAFELSAIALSGAAGLKMGWALIAPGRLPRGEALLQAARVSVRLVYGVIVFLLIAAFVEAYWSSMTWPAPWIKYSVGAALWGLVLAYLTLAGRTPHAPE from the coding sequence ATGAAACAAAGCCTTTTTGAAAGCCGTCACCAGCCCCAATGGCAGCACTTCGAACAACTGCTCGAAAAACTGGAACGCGGCCGAGCCAAGAGCGCGGACTGCCAGAGCTTCGTCCAGGACTACCGACGCCTGTGCCAGCACCTGGCCCTGGCCCAGGAACGTGGCTACAGCAGCTACCTGATCGATCCACTGCAGCAATTGGTATTGCGCGGCCACCAGCAACTGTATCGCCAGCGCACGGCGATCGGCGCCAATGCGCTGGAATTCCTGCTGGCCGGATTTCCTCGAGTGGTTCGCCAGGAATGGCGCCTCGTACTGATTGCCAGCCTGTTGTTCTTCATCAGCCTCCTGGGTATCGGGGTGTTGGTGTACCTGTTCCCCGAACTGATCTACAGCCTGGTCAGCCAACAGCAAGTGACTGAGATGCAAAGCATGTACGACCCATCGGCCGGGCGCCTGGGACGAGCTGCCGAGCGCGCCTCCAGTGAAGACTGGGCGATGTTCGGCTACTACATCATGCACAACATAGGCATCGCCTTTCAGACCTTTGCCGGTGGCTTGCTGTTCGGCCTGGGCAGTCTGTTTTTCCTGGTCTTCAACGGCTTGATCATCGGCGCCATCGCCGGGCACTTGACCCAGATCGGCTTCGGCCAGACCTTCTGGCCCTTCGTCATTGGCCACGGTGCCTTCGAGCTCAGCGCCATCGCCCTGTCCGGGGCGGCCGGGCTGAAAATGGGCTGGGCCCTGATCGCTCCCGGCCGCCTGCCTCGTGGCGAAGCCTTGTTGCAGGCGGCGCGGGTCAGCGTACGCCTGGTCTATGGCGTCATCGTGTTCCTGCTGATCGCAGCCTTCGTCGAGGCCTACTGGTCTTCCATGACCTGGCCTGCGCCGTGGATCAAATACAGCGTCGGCGCTGCCCTGTGGGGCCTGGTGCTGGCCTACCTGACCCTTGCCGGACGTACCCCCCATGCGCCTGAGTGA
- a CDS encoding RDD family protein: MLETTATPRNASLPPPLDTRYQVETPEGIDLPLRPAGLLVRTLAFTLDLGIRGLVLGILFIALGFFGEIGIGIGSILLFLVSWWYMVLFEVLNQGRSPGKQIMGLRVVQDDGTPIGWSASLTRNLLRFADMLPFGYFLGAISCLQHPAFKRLGDLAAGTLVIYREQSVKRPDLPPAVARSAPFALTLNEQRAILGFAERQPQLSNERTRELAAILAQPLHVPTAQATAELNGIARGFLGTT; this comes from the coding sequence ATGCTTGAGACCACAGCAACGCCAAGGAACGCATCGCTGCCCCCGCCCCTGGATACGCGGTACCAGGTCGAGACGCCCGAAGGCATCGACCTGCCATTGCGTCCAGCGGGACTGTTGGTCCGCACCCTGGCCTTTACCCTCGACCTGGGCATCCGCGGCCTGGTGCTGGGCATCCTCTTCATCGCCCTGGGATTTTTTGGCGAGATCGGCATCGGCATCGGTTCGATCCTGCTGTTCCTCGTCAGCTGGTGGTACATGGTGCTGTTCGAAGTGCTCAACCAGGGTCGCTCCCCAGGCAAACAGATAATGGGCCTGCGAGTCGTGCAGGACGATGGCACCCCCATTGGCTGGAGTGCCTCCCTGACCCGCAACCTGCTGCGCTTTGCCGACATGCTGCCCTTCGGCTACTTCCTCGGGGCCATCAGTTGCCTGCAGCATCCGGCGTTCAAGCGCCTGGGCGATCTTGCCGCCGGCACGCTGGTGATCTACCGCGAGCAATCGGTCAAGCGTCCAGACCTGCCACCCGCCGTGGCGCGCAGTGCTCCCTTCGCCCTGACCCTGAATGAACAGCGGGCGATCCTCGGTTTCGCCGAACGCCAGCCCCAGCTATCGAACGAACGCACCCGGGAACTGGCAGCGATCCTTGCCCAGCCGCTGCACGTACCCACCGCCCAGGCGACTGCCGAACTCAATGGCATTGCCCGAGGCTTTCTGGGAACGACATGA
- the sbcB gene encoding exodeoxyribonuclease I has protein sequence MTSLFWYDYETTGINPRNDRPLQVAGIRTDLALNEIDEPVNLYCQLADDILPHPAACMITGITAQRLAERGLGEAEFMTRVHEQLARPGTCGVGYNTLRFDDEMTRYSLYRNFFDPYAREWQGGNSRWDLIDVVRAAYALRPEGIVWPEEQGQVTLKLERLTAANGIDHGQAHDALSDVRATIALARLIRDKQPKLYDWLFQLRSKQRVMDQIRLLQPVVHISGRFSAARHYVGVVLPLAWHPRNRNALIVCDLHLDPQGLLDLDAEALRQRLYTRREELAEGELPVPLKLIHINRCPVVAPLNVLRAEDQQRLHLDMDEYQRRAALLRDAQEVWQDKLSVIYGPDEFAVSEDPEQQLYDGFIGDRDRRLCEQVRLADPQNLARQQWPFDDERLPELLFRYRARNFTETLSDAEQERWLGFCRQRLLDPQLGAPNTLESFRQGLEQALLSADSMQRQVLEQWQEYVHALVRRLDLSEAAPSS, from the coding sequence GTGACTTCCCTTTTTTGGTACGACTACGAAACCACTGGCATCAATCCGCGCAACGATCGCCCGTTGCAAGTGGCCGGTATTCGCACTGACCTGGCGCTCAATGAGATTGATGAACCGGTCAACCTCTATTGCCAGCTTGCCGACGACATCCTGCCGCATCCAGCTGCCTGCATGATTACCGGGATCACTGCGCAGCGCCTGGCCGAGCGTGGCTTGGGCGAAGCTGAATTCATGACCCGGGTGCATGAGCAACTGGCGCGCCCGGGAACCTGCGGTGTGGGTTACAACACCTTGCGCTTCGATGACGAGATGACTCGCTACAGCCTGTACCGCAATTTCTTCGATCCCTATGCCCGGGAGTGGCAAGGGGGCAACAGTCGCTGGGACTTGATCGACGTGGTGCGTGCAGCCTATGCGTTGCGCCCCGAGGGTATTGTCTGGCCAGAGGAGCAAGGGCAGGTGACCCTGAAGCTTGAGCGCCTGACCGCAGCCAATGGCATCGATCACGGCCAGGCTCACGATGCCTTGTCCGATGTGCGGGCGACTATCGCCCTGGCCCGGCTGATTCGCGACAAACAGCCCAAGCTCTACGATTGGTTGTTCCAGTTGCGCAGCAAGCAGCGTGTCATGGACCAGATTCGCCTGTTGCAACCTGTGGTGCACATTTCCGGGCGTTTCTCCGCGGCGCGGCATTATGTCGGTGTGGTCCTGCCACTGGCCTGGCACCCGCGCAATCGCAATGCGCTGATCGTCTGCGATCTGCATCTGGATCCCCAGGGGCTCCTGGACCTGGACGCCGAGGCGCTGCGCCAACGGCTGTACACCCGACGTGAAGAGCTGGCCGAGGGTGAGTTGCCCGTACCGCTGAAGTTGATTCATATCAACCGCTGTCCGGTGGTCGCGCCGTTGAATGTCCTGCGGGCTGAAGATCAGCAGCGTCTGCACTTGGACATGGATGAGTACCAGCGCCGTGCTGCGCTTTTGAGGGATGCTCAAGAAGTTTGGCAAGATAAACTTTCAGTGATCTACGGCCCTGATGAGTTCGCTGTCAGCGAAGACCCTGAGCAGCAATTGTACGACGGCTTTATTGGTGATCGTGATCGACGCTTGTGTGAGCAAGTGCGCTTGGCAGATCCACAGAATTTAGCTCGGCAACAGTGGCCATTCGATGATGAGCGACTGCCTGAACTACTCTTCCGCTACCGTGCTCGTAACTTTACGGAAACATTGAGCGACGCTGAGCAAGAACGGTGGCTGGGATTTTGCCGGCAACGCTTGCTTGATCCGCAACTGGGCGCGCCCAATACCTTGGAAAGTTTCCGTCAAGGTCTTGAGCAGGCGTTGCTAAGTGCTGATTCGATGCAGCGCCAGGTCCTTGAGCAGTGGCAGGAATATGTTCATGCGCTGGTTCGACGCCTGGATCTTAGTGAAGCTGCTCCTAGTTCTTGA
- the mvaT gene encoding histone-like nucleoid-structuring protein MvaT: MSLINEYRATEEAIKELQARLKNLSQDDKLKAELEFEGKLRSLMGEYSKSLRDIIALLDPESKVKAPRAAVKTTGTKRARKVKQYKNPHNGEVIETKGGNHKTLKEWKAKWGGDVVEGWATLLG, translated from the coding sequence ATGTCCCTGATCAACGAATACCGTGCTACAGAAGAAGCCATCAAAGAACTGCAAGCACGTTTGAAGAACCTGTCCCAAGACGACAAACTGAAGGCTGAACTGGAGTTCGAAGGCAAACTGCGCAGCCTGATGGGTGAGTATTCCAAATCCCTGCGCGACATCATTGCCCTGCTCGACCCAGAGTCGAAAGTTAAGGCTCCTCGCGCAGCTGTAAAGACCACTGGCACCAAGCGTGCGCGTAAAGTTAAACAGTACAAGAACCCGCACAACGGTGAAGTCATCGAAACCAAAGGTGGCAACCACAAAACCCTGAAAGAATGGAAAGCCAAGTGGGGTGGTGACGTGGTTGAAGGCTGGGCGACCCTGCTGGGCTAA
- the purU gene encoding formyltetrahydrofolate deformylase: MRTFRLVISCPDRVGIVAKVSNFLASHNGWITEASHHSDNQSGWFFMRHEIRADSLPFGLEAFREAFAPIAEEFSMDWRITDTAEKKRVVLMASRESHCLADLLHRWHSNELDCDIPCVISNHDDLRSMVEWHGIPFFHVPVDPKDKQPAFAEVSRLVKEHGADVVVLARYMQILPPQLCQEYAQQVINIHHSFLPSFVGAKPYHQASLRGVKLIGATCHYVTEELDAGPIIEQDVVRVSHSDSIEDMVRFGRDVEKMVLARGLRYHLEDRVLVHGNKTVVF, translated from the coding sequence ATGCGCACCTTTCGGTTGGTGATTTCTTGCCCTGACCGCGTTGGCATCGTTGCCAAAGTCAGTAACTTTCTGGCCTCCCATAACGGTTGGATCACCGAAGCGAGCCACCATTCGGACAACCAGAGTGGTTGGTTCTTCATGCGCCACGAGATCCGTGCCGACTCCCTGCCGTTTGGCCTGGAAGCATTTCGCGAGGCTTTTGCGCCGATCGCCGAAGAGTTCTCGATGGATTGGCGGATCACCGATACCGCCGAGAAAAAGCGCGTGGTACTGATGGCCAGCCGTGAATCCCACTGCCTGGCCGACCTGCTGCACCGCTGGCACAGCAATGAGCTGGACTGCGATATCCCCTGTGTGATTTCCAATCACGACGACCTGCGCAGCATGGTCGAATGGCACGGCATTCCGTTTTTCCATGTCCCGGTTGATCCAAAGGACAAGCAGCCGGCTTTCGCCGAAGTCTCGCGCCTGGTCAAGGAGCATGGTGCGGACGTGGTGGTGCTGGCGCGCTACATGCAGATCCTGCCGCCACAGCTGTGCCAGGAATACGCCCAGCAAGTGATCAACATCCACCACAGCTTCCTGCCGTCCTTCGTCGGTGCCAAGCCTTATCACCAGGCTTCCTTGCGCGGTGTGAAGCTGATTGGCGCTACTTGCCACTACGTCACCGAAGAGCTGGATGCCGGCCCTATCATCGAGCAGGACGTGGTGCGAGTCAGTCACAGCGACAGCATCGAGGACATGGTGCGTTTTGGTCGTGACGTGGAGAAGATGGTCCTGGCTCGTGGCCTGCGCTACCACCTGGAAGACCGCGTGCTGGTGCACGGCAACAAGACCGTGGTGTTCTGA
- a CDS encoding methyl-accepting chemotaxis protein — protein sequence MLNSDEQASRTNSVAAAINQLGAAAQEIARNAAQASQQASDARNLAEDGQQVVDRSIQAMNQLSDMISASSNNIETLNSKTVNIGQILEVITSISQQTNLLALNAAIEAARAGEAGRGFAVVADEVRNLAHRTQESAQQVQTMIEELQVGARESVSTMSNSQRHSQDSVEIANQAGERLNSVTQRIGEIDGMNQSVATATEEQTSVVESINMDITEINTLNQEGVENLQATLRACSDLEQQATRLKHLVGSFRI from the coding sequence ATGCTCAACTCCGACGAACAAGCCAGTCGCACCAACAGCGTCGCGGCCGCCATCAATCAACTGGGTGCGGCAGCCCAGGAAATCGCTCGCAATGCTGCCCAGGCCTCGCAACAAGCCAGCGATGCCCGCAACCTGGCCGAAGATGGCCAGCAAGTGGTGGATCGCAGCATCCAGGCGATGAACCAGCTCTCCGACATGATCAGCGCCTCCAGCAACAACATCGAGACCCTCAACAGCAAGACGGTGAACATCGGCCAGATCCTTGAAGTGATCACCAGCATTTCCCAGCAAACCAACCTGCTGGCGCTCAACGCGGCCATCGAAGCGGCACGGGCTGGCGAGGCCGGACGCGGGTTCGCCGTGGTTGCCGACGAGGTGCGCAACCTGGCCCACCGTACCCAGGAGTCGGCGCAACAGGTGCAGACCATGATCGAGGAGTTGCAGGTGGGCGCCCGAGAATCCGTCAGCACCATGAGCAACAGTCAGCGCCACAGCCAGGACAGCGTGGAAATCGCCAACCAGGCCGGGGAACGCCTCAACAGCGTGACTCAGCGGATCGGCGAGATCGATGGCATGAACCAGTCGGTAGCCACCGCCACCGAGGAACAGACCTCTGTGGTGGAATCCATCAACATGGATATCACCGAGATCAATACCCTGAACCAGGAGGGCGTGGAAAACCTGCAAGCGACCCTGCGCGCCTGCTCCGACCTGGAGCAGCAAGCTACACGCCTGAAGCATCTGGTGGGCAGTTTCAGGATCTGA
- a CDS encoding helicase HerA-like domain-containing protein, whose product MPDSSQLIIGAGLDGQPIAQAMRLANRHGLVAGATGTGKTVTLQRLAEAFSDAGVAVFAADIKGDLCGLGAAGNPQGKVAERIAGMPWLNHQPQAYPVTLWDVHGQSGHPLRTTLSEMGPLLLGSLLELTDSQQSALYAAFKVADREGLLLLDLKDLKALLNHLKDNPQLLGEDAALMTTGSSQALLRRLATLEQQGAESLFGEPALQLEDILQPAADGRGRIHLLDASRLVHEAPKVYATFLLWLLAELFEQLPERGDAEKPLLALFFDEAHLLFAGTPKALQDRLEQVVRLIRSKGVGVYFVTQSPGDLPDNVLAQLGLRIQHGLRAFTAKEQKSLRAVADGFRPNPAFDALAVLTELGIGEALVGTLQDKGTPEMVQRVLVAPPQSRIGPLSDAERRALIASSPLLGRYDKPIDRESAYEVLMGRKELAPDAQAAPGKPVAEEPSLADRAGEFLGTAAGQALKSAMRQAANQLGRQLVRGLMGSLLGGSKRR is encoded by the coding sequence ATGCCTGACTCATCGCAACTCATCATCGGTGCCGGCCTCGACGGCCAGCCGATCGCCCAGGCCATGCGCCTGGCTAACCGCCATGGCCTGGTGGCCGGTGCCACCGGTACCGGCAAGACCGTCACCCTGCAGCGTCTGGCGGAGGCCTTCAGCGATGCGGGGGTGGCGGTGTTTGCCGCAGACATCAAGGGCGATCTTTGTGGTCTCGGGGCGGCGGGCAATCCCCAGGGCAAGGTGGCCGAGCGGATTGCCGGGATGCCCTGGCTCAACCACCAGCCCCAGGCTTACCCGGTGACCTTGTGGGATGTCCATGGGCAATCCGGCCACCCCTTGCGTACCACCCTGAGTGAAATGGGCCCGCTGTTGCTGGGCAGCTTGCTGGAACTTACCGACAGCCAGCAGTCGGCGTTGTATGCCGCGTTCAAGGTGGCGGACCGCGAAGGTTTGTTGTTGCTGGACCTGAAGGACCTCAAGGCACTGCTCAATCACCTCAAGGACAACCCGCAGCTATTGGGCGAGGACGCAGCCTTGATGACCACCGGCTCCAGCCAGGCGCTGCTACGACGCCTGGCGACCCTGGAGCAGCAGGGGGCCGAATCGCTGTTCGGCGAACCAGCATTGCAACTGGAGGACATACTGCAGCCGGCCGCGGACGGGCGCGGGCGCATCCATCTGCTCGATGCCAGCCGCCTGGTGCATGAGGCACCTAAGGTCTATGCCACCTTCCTTTTATGGTTGCTGGCGGAACTGTTCGAGCAGTTGCCGGAGCGTGGCGATGCCGAGAAACCGCTGCTGGCGTTGTTTTTCGATGAAGCGCACCTGCTGTTCGCCGGTACCCCCAAGGCCCTGCAGGACCGGCTCGAGCAAGTGGTACGCCTGATTCGCTCCAAGGGCGTGGGGGTGTATTTCGTGACCCAATCGCCAGGCGACCTGCCAGACAATGTGCTGGCTCAGTTGGGTTTGCGCATCCAGCATGGCTTGCGGGCATTCACCGCCAAGGAGCAGAAGTCGCTACGGGCTGTCGCCGACGGTTTCCGGCCCAACCCTGCCTTCGATGCATTGGCGGTACTGACCGAGTTGGGCATTGGCGAGGCACTGGTGGGTACCTTGCAGGACAAGGGCACGCCAGAAATGGTCCAGCGCGTGCTGGTAGCGCCTCCCCAGTCGCGTATCGGGCCGCTGAGCGACGCCGAGCGCAGAGCCCTGATCGCCAGCTCACCGCTGCTGGGGCGTTATGACAAGCCTATCGATCGTGAATCAGCCTATGAGGTGCTGATGGGGCGCAAGGAGTTGGCTCCGGATGCCCAAGCGGCGCCTGGCAAACCGGTCGCCGAAGAGCCGAGCCTGGCCGATCGGGCCGGGGAGTTCCTGGGGACGGCAGCTGGCCAGGCACTGAAGTCGGCGATGCGCCAGGCAGCCAATCAGCTGGGGCGCCAGTTGGTACGCGGCCTGATGGGGTCGTTGCTGGGGGGCAGCAAGCGTCGTTGA